Proteins encoded within one genomic window of Candidatus Binatia bacterium:
- a CDS encoding cation:proton antiporter produces MIPALDAGALVFPPFAAYATAAAVLAWGRKPRAREAASLAGAALAVASLAPWVPRVAAGERPEVVLLRVFSGASFALRADPYGLVFALVASSLWFATTVYSIGYMRGLREHAQTRYYASFAAAVGSALGVALAANLLTLYVFYEALTLATYPLVVHKESAEALRAGRKYLAYTLTAGLLLLAGTVALYWTTGTLEFRPGGIGALESAPRTGVRVLFWLLVAGFGVKAALVPLHGWLPTAMIAPTPVSALLHAVAVVKAGVFGCVRMVAFVFGPSLLSESGDAAVLCGIASVTILAGSLLALVQDNLKRRLAFSTVSQLSYIVLGAALLTPSGWLGSGFHLVNHAFLKITLFFCAGAIYVETGYERVSELGGIGRRMPLTMLAFALASLGLAGIPPMGAFWSKWYLCLGSLEAHEIVFALVLVASGLLNLAYFVPIVYVAFFGRRGTAATPTEARPSLLFPLLATAVVSVLLGLWPGLGFGLFELVRAALPVR; encoded by the coding sequence ATGATTCCCGCACTCGACGCCGGGGCTCTCGTCTTCCCCCCGTTCGCGGCGTACGCGACCGCCGCGGCCGTCCTCGCCTGGGGCCGAAAGCCGCGCGCCCGCGAGGCGGCGAGCCTGGCCGGCGCCGCGCTGGCCGTCGCTTCCCTCGCGCCGTGGGTTCCACGAGTCGCCGCGGGCGAGCGACCCGAGGTCGTTCTCCTCCGGGTTTTTTCGGGTGCGAGCTTCGCCTTGCGGGCGGACCCCTACGGGCTCGTGTTCGCGCTCGTCGCCTCCTCGCTCTGGTTCGCGACGACGGTCTACTCCATCGGCTACATGCGCGGCCTCCGGGAACACGCGCAAACCCGCTACTACGCGAGCTTCGCGGCTGCGGTGGGATCCGCCCTCGGCGTGGCACTCGCCGCGAACCTGCTCACCCTCTACGTGTTCTACGAAGCCCTCACGCTCGCCACCTACCCGCTCGTCGTCCACAAGGAATCCGCCGAGGCTCTCCGCGCGGGCCGCAAGTACCTCGCCTATACGCTCACGGCAGGGCTCCTCCTCCTCGCCGGAACGGTGGCCCTTTACTGGACCACGGGCACGCTCGAGTTCCGGCCGGGCGGAATCGGCGCACTCGAGTCGGCTCCGAGAACCGGGGTGCGAGTGCTCTTCTGGCTGCTCGTCGCGGGCTTCGGCGTGAAAGCGGCTCTCGTGCCGCTCCACGGATGGCTCCCCACCGCCATGATCGCGCCGACCCCGGTGAGCGCCCTCCTCCACGCCGTGGCGGTCGTGAAGGCCGGCGTTTTCGGTTGCGTCCGGATGGTGGCCTTCGTCTTCGGGCCCTCGCTTCTTTCGGAAAGCGGCGACGCGGCCGTCTTGTGCGGGATCGCGTCGGTGACGATCCTCGCCGGCTCGCTTCTCGCCCTCGTGCAGGACAACCTCAAGCGGCGGCTCGCGTTCTCGACGGTAAGCCAGCTTTCCTACATCGTTCTCGGGGCGGCGCTGCTGACTCCGTCGGGCTGGCTCGGCTCCGGATTCCATCTCGTGAACCACGCCTTTCTCAAGATCACGCTCTTTTTCTGTGCGGGCGCCATTTACGTGGAGACGGGATACGAGCGCGTGAGCGAGCTCGGGGGGATCGGCCGGCGGATGCCCCTCACCATGCTGGCCTTCGCCCTGGCGTCGCTCGGGCTCGCGGGAATCCCACCCATGGGTGCTTTCTGGAGCAAGTGGTATCTCTGCCTCGGGTCCCTCGAAGCCCACGAGATCGTCTTCGCGCTCGTGCTCGTGGCGAGCGGACTCCTGAACCTCGCTTACTTCGTGCCGATCGTCTACGTGGCGTTTTTCGGCCGGCGCGGAACCGCCGCCACCCCGACCGAGGCCCGACCGAGCCTTCTCTTCCCGTTGCTCGCGACGGCCGTCGTCTCCGTGCTCCTGGGGCTCTGGCCGGGGCTGGGATTCGGGCTTTTCGAACTCGTTCGCGCGGCTCTTCCGGTCCGATGA
- a CDS encoding Na(+)/H(+) antiporter subunit D, protein MPETFPPGLVLAAGAAFLPFFPRPVRRWVAVLAPALAWVALSRLPSGEAWTADFLGYRIVWLDVDRLGWLFALVFLWIALLGGLYGWHRERLGEVFFSLLYAAGGVSAVLCGDLLSLLVSWEVMAVSSAFLVFSRARPSAWAAGFRYLLVHAAAGGFLLVGVLAHVLETGSTELAVFSPASTGGAFLLLSFCINAAVPPLHAWLPDAYPEGTVSGSVFLSALTTKTAVYCLLRCFPGSELLVWAGAVMALYGVVFAVLENDTRRLLSYHIVSQVGYMVCGVGLGTPLGLNGAAAHAFCHILYKGLLFMGAGALLYRTGRERLTELGGLFGAMPLTFLLYMVGAFSISGVPLFNGFVSKSMVVAAAAEEHRAAIVLLLQAASVGTFLSVGLKLPYFAWFGPRRLETPPREAPRSMLLAMGVAAGLCIGLGLDPEWLYERLPFPPVHYHPYTAPHVFEALLLLGATALAFESLRGRLAPKDTVTLDTDVFYRIPARWLAERVSPALEAASRAVGEILARLGSAVSEAVRNPALSAARIAGIDPGRLPAFDPERPRMPLGVSAAWLLVLFGILGAWLLGLSL, encoded by the coding sequence ATGCCTGAAACTTTTCCACCCGGACTCGTTCTCGCCGCGGGCGCGGCGTTCTTGCCCTTTTTTCCGCGCCCGGTCCGGCGGTGGGTCGCCGTTCTGGCCCCGGCCCTGGCCTGGGTCGCCCTCTCGCGCCTGCCTTCGGGAGAAGCCTGGACGGCCGACTTCCTCGGCTACCGGATCGTCTGGCTCGACGTCGATAGGCTCGGCTGGCTTTTCGCCCTCGTTTTTCTCTGGATCGCGCTTCTCGGGGGCCTCTACGGCTGGCACCGCGAGAGGCTCGGCGAAGTGTTCTTCTCCCTCCTCTACGCTGCCGGCGGCGTCTCCGCGGTTCTTTGCGGGGATCTCCTGAGCCTTCTCGTCTCGTGGGAAGTGATGGCGGTCTCGTCCGCCTTTCTCGTTTTCTCTCGCGCTCGGCCGTCGGCCTGGGCCGCCGGTTTTCGGTATCTTCTCGTGCACGCGGCCGCCGGGGGATTCCTCCTCGTCGGCGTTCTCGCGCACGTGCTCGAGACAGGCTCGACCGAACTCGCCGTCTTTTCTCCGGCGAGCACGGGCGGCGCCTTTCTCCTCCTTTCGTTCTGCATCAACGCCGCCGTGCCCCCGCTCCACGCGTGGCTCCCGGATGCTTATCCCGAAGGCACGGTGTCGGGGAGCGTGTTCCTGAGCGCGCTCACGACGAAGACCGCGGTCTACTGTCTGCTGCGGTGCTTTCCGGGGTCGGAGCTTCTCGTCTGGGCGGGCGCCGTGATGGCGCTCTACGGGGTCGTCTTCGCCGTGCTCGAGAACGATACCCGGAGGCTCCTCTCCTACCACATCGTGAGCCAGGTGGGGTACATGGTCTGCGGGGTGGGACTCGGGACCCCGCTCGGCCTCAACGGGGCCGCGGCTCACGCGTTCTGCCACATTCTCTACAAGGGGCTGCTCTTCATGGGTGCCGGCGCCCTCCTCTACCGGACGGGACGCGAGCGGCTCACGGAGCTCGGCGGTCTCTTCGGCGCCATGCCGCTCACGTTCCTGCTTTACATGGTCGGTGCGTTCTCGATCTCGGGCGTGCCGCTTTTCAACGGTTTCGTCTCGAAGTCGATGGTCGTGGCCGCAGCCGCGGAGGAACACCGGGCCGCGATCGTCCTCCTCCTCCAGGCCGCGTCGGTCGGAACCTTCCTTTCGGTCGGTCTCAAGCTTCCCTACTTCGCGTGGTTCGGCCCGCGGAGGCTCGAAACGCCGCCGCGAGAAGCACCCCGGTCGATGCTTCTGGCCATGGGAGTGGCGGCCGGACTTTGCATCGGTCTCGGGCTCGACCCCGAGTGGCTCTACGAAAGGCTCCCCTTCCCGCCGGTCCACTACCACCCGTACACGGCCCCCCACGTCTTCGAGGCTCTCCTCCTGCTCGGCGCCACGGCGCTCGCCTTCGAGTCCTTGCGGGGGCGTCTCGCCCCGAAGGACACGGTGACCCTCGACACGGACGTCTTCTACCGCATCCCCGCACGCTGGCTCGCGGAGCGGGTCTCGCCCGCTCTCGAAGCCGCGAGCCGCGCGGTCGGGGAGATCCTCGCCCGGCTGGGCTCCGCGGTCTCGGAAGCCGTGAGGAACCCCGCTCTCTCCGCAGCTCGAATCGCCGGGATCGACCCCGGGCGACTTCCCGCGTTCGACCCGGAACGGCCCCGGATGCCGCTCGGAGTGTCGGCGGCTTGGCTGCTCGTGCTCTTCGGGATCCTCGGAGCCTGGCTCCTCGGTCTTTCCCTCTAG